Proteins co-encoded in one Arachis hypogaea cultivar Tifrunner chromosome 13, arahy.Tifrunner.gnm2.J5K5, whole genome shotgun sequence genomic window:
- the LOC112737638 gene encoding uncharacterized protein — translation MSTLVRNSTLSFSRKYRYESLGQLLGRDKMVKSISYRRRRAKQRQIFLTTYKLSSLNDDDFDVVDNGDNNNNNNKNKKPGMKKVAVKVKKIVASVLMFMRTASFRSSCNNPRTSSAIADATSPLSNRKNRF, via the coding sequence ATGAGCACCCTTGTCCGAAACTCAACCCTCTCTTTCAGTCGCAAATACAGATACGAGTCACTTGGGCAGCTTCTTGGCAGGGACAAAATGGTCAAATCAATTAGTTACAGGCGCAGAAGAGCCAAGCAGAGGCAAATCTTTCTCACAACTTACAAGTTATCTTCTTTGAACGATGATGATTTTGATGTTGTGGACAACggtgacaataataataataataataagaacaagAAGCCTGGGATGAAGAAGGTTGCCGTTAAGGTTAAAAAGATTGTGGCCTCTGTTTTGATGTTCATGAGAACTGCTTCTTTCAGATCTTCGTGTAATAATCCTAGGACCTCTTCTGCCATAGCTGATGCAACATCTCCGCTATCAAATAGGAAGAATCGATTCTGA